In one window of uncultured Acetobacteroides sp. DNA:
- a CDS encoding thioredoxin family protein gives MNFLASLLLSAMLSVPSFWGTNMEQAQQQAKQESKLILLNFSGSDWCGPCMKLRRDVFDSDEFLAYAKDKLVLVNADFPRQKKNRLDAEQVKRNEALAEKYNTKGTFPYTLLLDANGRVLKTWEGNSGLTPSQFIDELKQR, from the coding sequence ATGAATTTTTTAGCATCACTACTACTATCGGCGATGCTCTCGGTGCCATCGTTTTGGGGTACCAATATGGAGCAGGCGCAGCAGCAGGCAAAGCAGGAGAGTAAGCTTATTCTTCTCAACTTTTCGGGATCGGATTGGTGTGGTCCGTGCATGAAGCTTCGACGGGATGTCTTCGATTCGGACGAGTTCTTGGCCTACGCCAAGGATAAGCTGGTTCTGGTTAACGCCGATTTTCCGCGTCAGAAAAAGAACAGGCTCGATGCCGAGCAGGTTAAGCGCAACGAGGCGCTTGCCGAAAAGTATAATACTAAAGGTACGTTTCCCTACACGCTGCTGCTCGATGCCAACGGTCGTGTGCTGAAGACATGGGAGGGAAATTCCGGCTTAACTCCAAGCCAGTTTATCGACGAGCTAAAGCAGAGGTAA
- a CDS encoding FAD:protein FMN transferase yields the protein MEHDAMQPKMFSRALKLMGNRFELSVVSDNEEWANLRIDEGVAEIQRIERLLTTFSDDSQTNQINQMAGVQPVMVDREVFDLIYRSIRISELTQGAFDITYGSLDKRFWNFDTKMTSLPDRELARKSVSLINYRNVVLDAQDCTVFLKEKGMRIGFGGIGKGYGADRAKLVMQQNGVTSGVVNASGDLTVWGAQPNGDAWTIGVADPNLANESFSSFKITNASVATSGSYEKFAIVDGKRYSHTIDPKTGFPVSGIKSVTIITKSAELADAMATPVTVMGVEVGLNLINQMKDIACIVVTDDDRLYCSRNINIK from the coding sequence ATGGAGCATGACGCAATGCAGCCAAAGATGTTTAGCCGTGCGCTCAAGCTAATGGGCAATCGGTTTGAGTTAAGCGTGGTGAGCGATAATGAGGAGTGGGCCAACCTTCGTATAGATGAGGGTGTGGCCGAAATTCAGCGTATTGAGCGGCTGCTGACAACCTTTAGCGACGATAGCCAAACCAACCAGATTAACCAAATGGCAGGCGTACAGCCCGTGATGGTGGATAGGGAGGTGTTCGATCTGATATATCGCTCGATAAGGATCTCGGAGCTGACGCAGGGGGCGTTCGATATCACCTACGGATCGCTTGATAAGCGATTCTGGAACTTCGATACGAAGATGACTTCGCTGCCCGATAGGGAGCTGGCCCGAAAGTCGGTTTCGCTGATAAACTATCGCAACGTGGTGCTCGACGCCCAAGATTGTACCGTCTTCCTGAAGGAAAAGGGGATGCGCATTGGTTTTGGCGGTATCGGCAAGGGGTACGGCGCCGATAGGGCTAAGCTGGTGATGCAGCAGAACGGCGTTACCAGCGGCGTGGTGAATGCTTCGGGCGATCTGACGGTGTGGGGAGCACAGCCTAACGGCGATGCCTGGACTATTGGCGTTGCCGATCCGAATTTGGCTAACGAATCATTTTCATCATTTAAAATTACCAATGCTTCGGTAGCCACATCGGGAAGCTACGAGAAGTTTGCAATCGTTGATGGCAAGCGTTACTCGCACACCATCGATCCGAAGACTGGATTCCCGGTTTCGGGGATAAAGAGCGTGACGATTATCACCAAGTCGGCCGAGCTGGCCGATGCCATGGCCACTCCCGTTACGGTGATGGGGGTGGAGGTTGGCTTAAACCTTATTAACCAGATGAAGGATATCGCCTGCATAGTTGTTACCGACGATGATAGGCTTTACTGCTCACGTAATATCAACATCAAATGA
- a CDS encoding DUF4266 domain-containing protein — translation MKAAKGRIWLGVVALLVMVLPSCVSVKGYQKMYINDSEMELSTRKVQLLEQNVLMYREGASGANGGKTGGGCGCN, via the coding sequence ATGAAAGCAGCAAAAGGAAGGATATGGCTGGGCGTAGTGGCCCTTTTGGTCATGGTGCTCCCGTCGTGCGTTAGCGTGAAGGGGTATCAGAAGATGTACATCAACGACTCGGAGATGGAGCTCTCCACCCGCAAGGTGCAGCTCCTGGAGCAGAATGTGCTGATGTACCGCGAGGGGGCCTCGGGGGCCAACGGAGGTAAAACGGGTGGTGGCTGCGGCTGCAACTAG
- a CDS encoding DUF3570 domain-containing protein, producing MKKFTLSLLGLYLSALMAFGQAAKDTSSYKSTPLKIDEVNFVSGYYSQDGNHSAVTGGVGTESLTNFSNVIDLTMSKRSSYKLHTFGVQLGIDHYTSASSDMIDGWKGGTLPAGGWTKGDDVVNPNANPSLLKSSTISRASGGSTPSVQTGASNAIYSRASRADNHIYPSLSYTYKNELKRFQLGANLAYSHEFDYESRGATLSFAKFSKDENRELAVKLSAYLDEWKVIIPKELRDNVDYSSIIGYSYKGVVGYRGIVPYGSGSESDPGPVAHSPRNSFNASFVLSQVVNPRLQLALLLDVAYQHGLLGTSYQRVWFNDNSLRYENLPDSRFKLPVGIRGSYFLGDRVILKGFYRYYWDNWGIRANTAELELPVKLTPFLSLAPFGRYYQQSAAKYFAPYKQHAIDEPYYTSDYDLSKFDSQSYGLNLRFTSADGILGMRVFNAVEVRYGHYNRSDGLYSNMIAVSLKFK from the coding sequence ATGAAGAAATTTACGCTTTCGCTGTTGGGATTGTACCTGTCGGCCTTAATGGCTTTTGGGCAGGCGGCTAAGGATACAAGCAGCTACAAGTCGACTCCCCTGAAAATTGATGAGGTGAACTTTGTGTCGGGCTACTACTCGCAGGATGGCAACCACTCGGCCGTTACCGGGGGCGTTGGCACCGAGAGCCTGACGAACTTCTCCAACGTGATCGACCTTACCATGAGCAAGCGCAGCAGCTACAAGCTCCACACCTTTGGGGTGCAGCTGGGCATCGATCACTACACATCGGCATCGTCGGATATGATTGATGGCTGGAAGGGCGGAACGCTGCCTGCCGGAGGCTGGACAAAGGGCGATGATGTTGTTAATCCCAACGCTAATCCGTCGCTACTAAAGAGCAGCACCATCTCGAGGGCCTCGGGTGGCTCTACGCCAAGCGTGCAGACGGGCGCATCGAACGCCATCTACTCGCGCGCCTCTAGGGCCGATAACCACATCTATCCATCGCTGAGCTACACCTACAAGAACGAGCTGAAGCGCTTCCAGCTGGGGGCTAACCTTGCCTACTCGCACGAGTTCGACTACGAGAGCCGGGGCGCCACGCTGTCGTTTGCCAAGTTCTCCAAGGACGAGAACCGCGAGCTTGCGGTTAAGCTATCGGCCTACCTCGACGAGTGGAAGGTGATTATCCCCAAGGAGTTGCGCGATAATGTGGACTACTCCTCGATAATTGGCTACAGCTACAAGGGGGTGGTGGGCTACAGGGGCATTGTCCCGTACGGGTCGGGGTCGGAGAGCGATCCGGGGCCGGTTGCCCACTCGCCGCGCAACTCGTTCAACGCCTCGTTTGTGCTGTCGCAGGTGGTGAACCCGCGCCTGCAGCTGGCCCTCCTGCTGGATGTGGCCTACCAGCACGGGCTGCTCGGCACCAGCTACCAGCGCGTATGGTTTAACGACAACTCGCTGCGCTACGAGAATCTGCCCGACAGCCGCTTTAAGCTGCCCGTGGGCATTAGGGGAAGCTACTTCTTGGGTGATAGGGTTATCCTGAAGGGCTTCTACCGCTACTACTGGGACAACTGGGGCATACGGGCCAATACCGCCGAGCTGGAGCTGCCCGTTAAGCTCACCCCGTTCCTCTCGCTGGCCCCCTTTGGGCGCTACTACCAGCAGTCGGCGGCCAAGTACTTTGCGCCGTATAAGCAGCACGCCATCGACGAGCCCTACTACACCAGCGACTACGACCTCTCGAAGTTCGACAGCCAGAGCTACGGGCTGAACCTGCGCTTCACCTCGGCCGATGGCATTCTGGGGATGAGGGTATTCAACGCGGTAGAGGTGCGCTACGGCCACTACAACCGCTCCGATGGCTTATACTCCAACATGATTGCCGTTTCGCTTAAGTTTAAGTAG